A section of the Chryseobacterium ginsenosidimutans genome encodes:
- a CDS encoding FG-GAP-like repeat-containing protein, with translation MKKTLSLLVIIFNITWGTAQLTCATATPLNPGTVTAPTVTGDAPTTACSLGLPGSNGLWYKFTATANKTITISTSSAGQNADTRVIVFAGNCTALNCITANDDYSGVFSQVSFNSVAGTTYYIVFDNKYSSLAFNISLSETAIVPERVSFNLQPVTAAGSFNNCVVDMNGDYLDDIVSVVSATQVVISYQQAGGTFNNVTYTVPTTTITPSWSIAAGDYDNNGFNDLVYGSGSGIAFLKANADGTAYTSDRKQQSFLVQRTNFIDINNDGKLDAFICDDNAPNRYYMNDGTNMNHNQGGMGDFPSGGNYGSIWIDYDNDGDMDLFIAKCSGGGSGPGGNIDELHRNNGNGTFTNVATTANMANPTQTWSTAWGDFNNDGWMDAVVGINSASNGLSKVMKNNGDGTFTDKSTGSGYDVGNSLSREYVAYDFDNDGFLDVLGAGNTIMFGNGDFTFIPNSTTYNLNATKRPIGDLNNDGFLDIQNGNTIMMNTGNTNKWLKVTLKGMQSNRNGIGARVEIYGAWGKQIRDVQSGTGFSNMSTLNAHFGIGQATAITKVIVKWPSGLIDVINNVTPNTTLNVVEGSFLNTKEVQDTQETFTVYPNPTVDMINFKTKKDFIPVDAKIYEMSGRIVLQAKVERNSISIKELNSGNYVLVVTDKNGKSYSQKVTKK, from the coding sequence ATGAAGAAAACTCTATCCCTTTTGGTGATCATATTCAATATCACATGGGGAACTGCACAATTAACGTGTGCCACCGCAACTCCCCTGAATCCGGGAACAGTTACCGCTCCTACCGTAACGGGAGATGCGCCGACAACGGCATGTTCTCTAGGTTTACCCGGGAGTAACGGGTTATGGTATAAATTTACTGCCACAGCGAATAAAACAATTACAATTTCTACATCGTCTGCCGGACAGAATGCTGATACGCGTGTGATTGTATTTGCAGGAAACTGTACTGCATTAAACTGCATTACCGCTAATGATGATTATTCGGGAGTATTTTCTCAGGTAAGCTTTAATTCAGTTGCGGGAACGACTTATTATATTGTATTTGATAATAAATATTCTTCTTTAGCATTTAATATCAGTCTTTCTGAAACGGCTATTGTACCGGAACGTGTGTCTTTCAATTTACAGCCTGTAACTGCTGCCGGAAGTTTTAACAATTGTGTGGTGGATATGAACGGAGACTATCTTGATGATATTGTTTCCGTGGTGAGTGCTACTCAGGTTGTAATTTCTTATCAGCAAGCAGGTGGTACATTTAATAATGTGACATATACCGTTCCTACTACTACAATAACGCCGTCTTGGAGTATTGCTGCAGGAGATTATGACAACAACGGATTTAACGATCTTGTGTATGGCTCAGGAAGCGGAATTGCATTTTTAAAAGCGAATGCTGATGGGACAGCTTATACTTCTGATAGAAAGCAACAATCTTTTTTAGTACAGAGAACTAATTTTATAGATATTAATAATGACGGGAAACTGGATGCTTTCATTTGTGATGATAATGCTCCGAACCGATATTATATGAATGATGGCACCAATATGAACCATAATCAGGGTGGAATGGGAGATTTCCCTTCCGGTGGAAATTATGGCTCTATCTGGATTGATTATGATAATGATGGAGATATGGATCTTTTCATTGCAAAATGCAGCGGGGGAGGTTCAGGTCCGGGAGGAAATATAGATGAACTCCACAGAAATAACGGAAACGGAACATTTACCAACGTTGCAACAACAGCGAATATGGCAAATCCTACGCAGACATGGTCTACAGCATGGGGAGATTTTAATAACGACGGATGGATGGATGCGGTAGTGGGAATCAACTCTGCAAGCAACGGTTTGAGCAAAGTCATGAAGAATAACGGAGACGGAACCTTTACCGATAAATCGACAGGCTCCGGTTATGATGTAGGGAATTCTTTGAGCAGAGAATATGTTGCTTACGATTTCGATAATGATGGATTTCTTGATGTTTTAGGTGCAGGAAATACAATTATGTTTGGAAATGGTGATTTTACTTTTATACCAAATTCTACCACTTACAATTTAAATGCAACAAAACGTCCGATCGGAGATCTTAATAATGATGGTTTCCTGGATATTCAGAATGGAAATACGATCATGATGAATACAGGAAATACCAATAAATGGTTGAAAGTAACGTTGAAAGGAATGCAAAGTAACAGAAACGGAATCGGTGCAAGAGTCGAGATCTATGGAGCTTGGGGGAAACAAATCCGTGATGTACAGAGTGGAACGGGATTCTCAAATATGAGTACACTGAATGCTCATTTCGGAATCGGGCAGGCTACGGCAATTACAAAAGTTATTGTTAAATGGCCTTCCGGATTGATAGATGTTATTAATAATGTAACGCCAAATACAACATTGAATGTAGTAGAAGGATCATTCCTGAATACTAAAGAAGTTCAGGATACTCAGGAAACATTCACTGTTTATCCGAATCCGACGGTCGATATGATCAATTTTAAAACTAAAAAAGATTTTATTCCTGTAGATGCCAAAATATATGAGATGAGTGGCAGAATCGTTTTACAGGCAAAAGTTGAGAGAAACTCAATTTCTATTAAAGAATTGAATTCCGGAAATTATGTTTTGGTTGTAACAGATAAAAACGGTAAAAGCTATTCTCAGAAAGTGACGAAGAAATAA
- a CDS encoding alpha/beta hydrolase, translating into MKKILSLFLIFTVLFSFAQSKKEVGNLFVKSLFIEKNMEKAHTFFDPSISGQVSIADLKSLTDQLEGQLGELKNILEVNNEKDTYYFYSDFSKTKLDIQITFNENNKIVGFYFTPHKIFDKADDKTALKIKSDDLELNGTLLQPTENNKKKLVIFVHGSGPQDRDETSGENKPFKDIAEYLLNNGISSYRYDKRTYSYPENFNDQSTVEQETIHDAVHISNYFKSNESFKDYQIIILGHSQGAYVMPEIAQKAKAEKYIFMAGNARPLQDLIAEQFEYINKIEPSKISNQEVENIKKQVKFLGSNQFDLNTPKSQLPLELSATYWKYLLDYKPLEAVKSIKAPMFFAQGGRDYQVTEKDFALWKNQLKSDKKAEFKFYPLLNHLFIKGMGKPSPKDYEIKGNVDEEFLKDLVNFILK; encoded by the coding sequence ATGAAAAAAATTTTAAGTTTATTTTTGATTTTTACCGTATTATTTTCATTTGCCCAAAGTAAAAAAGAGGTTGGAAACCTTTTTGTTAAAAGCTTGTTTATTGAAAAAAATATGGAGAAGGCACATACTTTTTTTGATCCTTCAATTTCGGGACAAGTTTCTATAGCAGATTTAAAATCGCTTACAGATCAGCTTGAAGGGCAATTGGGAGAACTGAAAAATATTCTTGAAGTAAATAATGAAAAAGACACTTATTATTTTTATTCCGATTTTTCTAAAACAAAATTAGATATACAGATTACTTTTAATGAAAATAATAAGATCGTAGGATTTTATTTTACTCCTCATAAGATTTTCGATAAAGCTGATGATAAAACGGCCTTAAAAATAAAAAGCGATGATCTCGAATTGAATGGAACGCTTTTACAGCCGACAGAAAATAATAAGAAAAAATTAGTCATTTTTGTTCACGGTTCCGGGCCACAGGACAGAGATGAAACAAGTGGCGAAAATAAACCCTTCAAAGACATTGCAGAATATCTTTTGAATAATGGGATTTCTTCATACAGATACGACAAAAGAACATATTCTTACCCTGAAAATTTTAATGATCAATCGACCGTAGAGCAGGAGACGATCCATGATGCAGTACATATTTCAAATTATTTTAAAAGCAATGAAAGTTTTAAAGACTATCAAATCATTATTTTAGGACACAGTCAGGGAGCTTATGTGATGCCTGAAATTGCACAAAAGGCAAAGGCTGAAAAATATATTTTTATGGCCGGAAATGCAAGACCTTTACAGGATTTGATTGCTGAACAATTCGAGTACATTAATAAAATCGAGCCTTCGAAAATATCGAATCAAGAGGTTGAAAATATTAAAAAGCAAGTTAAATTTTTAGGTTCGAATCAATTTGATTTAAATACTCCCAAATCTCAACTTCCGTTGGAGTTATCTGCTACATACTGGAAATATTTGCTTGATTATAAACCGCTTGAAGCTGTAAAATCAATCAAAGCTCCGATGTTTTTCGCACAGGGCGGAAGAGATTATCAGGTAACGGAAAAAGATTTTGCACTTTGGAAAAACCAGTTAAAAAGTGATAAAAAAGCAGAGTTTAAATTTTATCCCTTATTAAATCATCTTTTTATAAAAGGAATGGGGAAACCTTCTCCAAAAGATTATGAAATAAAAGGAAATGTAGATGAAGAGTTTCTTAAAGATCTGGTGAACTTCATATTGAAGTAA